In a single window of the Desulfonatronum thiodismutans genome:
- the aat gene encoding leucyl/phenylalanyl-tRNA--protein transferase, producing the protein MPVHALHPQIIFPPVEQAEPDGLLAVGGDLSPERLLHAYSKGIFPWYGPNSPILWWSPDPRLVLFPEELHIPRSLRRVLRREPFQVSFDRAFFKVIGHCAVASRPDGPGTWLVPEMQRAYALLHEVGLAHSVEVWESGELVGGLYGVALGRVFFGESMFHLRPNASKVALVNLVQRLRRWDFRLLDCQQTTAHMQRFGAREIRRGQFMAILEEATVQPTIFGRWTEA; encoded by the coding sequence ATGCCCGTCCATGCACTGCATCCTCAGATCATCTTCCCTCCGGTGGAACAGGCCGAGCCGGACGGATTGCTGGCCGTGGGCGGAGATTTGTCCCCGGAACGCTTGCTGCACGCCTACAGCAAGGGAATCTTTCCCTGGTACGGGCCCAACTCGCCGATTCTCTGGTGGTCGCCGGATCCCCGTTTGGTGTTGTTTCCGGAGGAACTGCACATTCCCCGCAGCCTGCGCAGGGTTTTACGCCGGGAACCATTTCAGGTTTCCTTTGACCGGGCATTTTTCAAGGTGATCGGCCACTGCGCCGTCGCTTCCAGGCCGGACGGCCCGGGAACGTGGCTGGTGCCGGAAATGCAACGGGCCTACGCCTTGTTGCACGAGGTCGGGTTGGCGCACTCCGTGGAAGTCTGGGAGAGCGGGGAGTTGGTGGGAGGGTTGTACGGCGTGGCCCTGGGCCGCGTTTTTTTCGGCGAATCCATGTTTCACCTGCGCCCCAACGCGTCCAAGGTCGCCCTGGTCAACCTCGTTCAGCGATTGCGACGCTGGGATTTCCGGCTTCTGGACTGTCAGCAGACCACGGCGCACATGCAACGCTTCGGGGCCCGGGAGATCCGCCGTGGGCAGTTCATGGCCATCCTGGAAGAGGCCACGGTCCAACCGACCATTTTCGGTCGATGGACGGAGGCTTGA
- the clpA gene encoding ATP-dependent Clp protease ATP-binding subunit ClpA, translated as MVSKELQRSFLVAVREARVRNHEFLTLEHLLYAMIRNSTAKDILEHCGVELVKLKGQLERFFLDHMQVMSAGGMTEVVQTPSLQRVIQRAILHVQSSGKVEVSVGDVLASICQEQESYANYFLQSYGVDRLDILEYISHGVPTHDPQGRPEDESCTQCRTQSQKQKKESFLEQFTVDLVAKAKNGEIDPLVGRNLELHRTMQILARRRKNNPIYVGDPGVGKTALAEGLALRIAEGNVPEYLGKAKVYALDMGAVLAGTKYRGDFEARIKGVLKELESVPDAILFIDEIHTIVGAGATSSGSMDASNLLKPALASGKLRCIGSTTYEEFKNHFEKDRALSRRFQKVEIPEPSRDETVQILQGLRPYYEEHHGVRYAPKSLEAAVDLSMRHINDRFLPDKAIDVIDEAGAVFKLSPKNRKKNLIRPLEMEQVVARMARIPETRVSASDKSQLQELEGRLKDVIFGQDEAVESLARAIKRSRAGLGAENKPTGCFLLTGPTGVGKTELARQMAQTLNVNFLRFDMSEYMEKHAVARLIGAPPGYIGFEQGGLLTDAIRKHPHTVLLLDEIEKAHPDLFNILLQVMDYATLTDNAGRKADFRNTILLMTSNAGAQDMCATSIGFGEPGKDDDRGHLSKKAVEKLFTPEFRNRLDATICFHSLTTEVMEKIVTKFVDELNVQLKDKKVVVSLTKDALTWLAERGFDPSFGARPLGRLIQTSIKDPLTDEILFGRLVKGGTVRVNVPASDQAREQGEDQALVFEFA; from the coding sequence ATGGTGAGCAAGGAATTGCAACGCTCGTTTTTGGTCGCCGTGCGTGAAGCCAGGGTTCGCAACCATGAGTTTCTGACCCTGGAGCATCTGCTGTACGCAATGATCCGGAACTCTACGGCCAAGGACATCCTGGAGCATTGCGGCGTGGAGTTGGTCAAGCTGAAAGGGCAGTTGGAGCGGTTTTTTCTGGATCACATGCAGGTCATGTCGGCGGGCGGAATGACCGAGGTTGTTCAGACTCCCAGCCTGCAACGGGTCATTCAGCGGGCTATCCTGCATGTCCAGTCCTCGGGCAAGGTTGAGGTCAGCGTGGGCGACGTCCTGGCTTCCATTTGTCAGGAACAGGAGTCCTACGCCAATTACTTTCTGCAATCCTATGGCGTGGATCGACTGGATATTCTGGAATACATCTCCCACGGCGTTCCCACCCACGATCCTCAGGGTCGGCCCGAGGACGAGTCCTGTACGCAGTGCCGGACCCAGAGCCAGAAACAGAAGAAAGAATCGTTTTTGGAGCAGTTCACCGTGGACTTGGTGGCCAAGGCCAAGAACGGCGAGATCGATCCCCTGGTGGGCCGCAATCTGGAGCTGCACCGGACCATGCAGATCCTGGCCAGGAGGCGCAAGAACAATCCCATCTACGTAGGCGATCCCGGCGTGGGCAAGACCGCCCTGGCCGAAGGATTGGCGTTGCGTATCGCCGAAGGGAACGTGCCGGAGTATCTGGGCAAGGCCAAGGTTTACGCCTTGGACATGGGCGCGGTGTTGGCGGGGACCAAGTACCGTGGTGATTTCGAGGCCCGGATCAAGGGCGTGCTCAAGGAGTTGGAGTCCGTTCCGGATGCGATCCTGTTCATCGACGAAATCCACACCATCGTCGGCGCCGGGGCCACCAGCAGCGGAAGCATGGACGCCTCGAACCTGCTTAAGCCTGCCCTTGCCTCGGGCAAGCTGCGCTGCATCGGTTCCACAACCTACGAGGAGTTCAAGAACCATTTTGAAAAGGACCGAGCTTTGTCCCGAAGGTTCCAGAAAGTGGAAATCCCCGAGCCCAGCCGGGATGAGACCGTGCAAATTCTCCAAGGGCTGCGGCCGTACTACGAGGAACACCACGGGGTGCGCTATGCTCCCAAATCCCTGGAAGCCGCGGTGGATCTCTCCATGCGCCACATCAACGACCGTTTTCTGCCGGACAAGGCCATCGACGTCATTGACGAGGCCGGTGCGGTGTTCAAGCTCAGTCCCAAAAATCGGAAGAAGAATCTGATTCGGCCTTTGGAAATGGAACAGGTCGTGGCCCGGATGGCTCGTATTCCGGAAACCCGAGTCTCGGCCTCGGATAAGAGCCAACTCCAGGAACTGGAAGGGCGGTTGAAGGATGTCATTTTCGGACAGGATGAGGCCGTGGAGAGTCTGGCCCGGGCCATCAAACGCTCCCGGGCCGGGCTGGGCGCGGAAAACAAGCCCACGGGCTGCTTCCTGCTCACCGGGCCCACGGGAGTGGGCAAGACCGAGTTGGCCCGGCAGATGGCCCAGACCCTGAACGTCAATTTCCTGCGTTTCGACATGAGCGAATACATGGAGAAGCACGCCGTTGCCCGGCTGATCGGCGCTCCGCCCGGATACATCGGCTTCGAGCAGGGCGGCCTGCTTACGGACGCCATCCGCAAGCACCCGCACACCGTGCTTCTGCTGGACGAGATCGAGAAGGCCCATCCGGACCTGTTCAACATCCTGCTGCAGGTCATGGACTATGCCACCTTGACCGACAACGCCGGACGCAAGGCCGACTTCCGGAATACCATCCTGCTGATGACTTCCAACGCCGGGGCCCAGGACATGTGCGCCACGAGCATCGGCTTCGGCGAGCCGGGCAAGGACGACGACCGCGGCCACCTGAGCAAGAAGGCCGTGGAGAAGCTGTTTACCCCGGAGTTCCGCAACCGGCTGGACGCCACCATCTGCTTTCACTCCTTGACCACCGAAGTCATGGAAAAGATAGTGACCAAATTCGTGGATGAATTAAATGTCCAGCTCAAGGACAAGAAGGTGGTCGTCTCCTTGACCAAGGATGCTCTGACTTGGCTCGCGGAACGCGGCTTTGACCCGTCCTTCGGGGCCAGACCCTTGGGCCGCCTGATCCAGACCTCCATCAAGGATCCCTTGACCGACGAGATACTGTTCGGTCGATTGGTCAAGGGCGGTACGGTGCGGGTGAACGTTCCCGCCTCGGATCAAGCTCGAGAGCAGGGCGAAGACCAAGCCTTGGTGTTTGAATTTGCCTGA
- the clpS gene encoding ATP-dependent Clp protease adapter ClpS gives MSDPRIEGDIEVDDLLDLPKRYKVLLHNDDYTTMEFVVHVLKVVFGKIENEAAAIMLKVHQEGMGICGVYTAEIAEAKVALVRHMARKNGFPLKCTMEEE, from the coding sequence ATATCCGATCCCCGGATCGAGGGAGACATCGAGGTTGACGACCTTCTGGACCTGCCGAAGCGGTACAAGGTCTTGCTGCACAATGACGACTACACGACCATGGAGTTTGTCGTGCATGTCCTGAAGGTGGTCTTTGGAAAGATCGAGAACGAGGCCGCCGCGATCATGCTCAAAGTGCACCAGGAGGGCATGGGGATTTGCGGAGTTTACACCGCGGAGATCGCCGAGGCCAAGGTGGCCTTGGTTCGGCACATGGCCAGAAAGAACGGTTTTCCGCTGAAATGTACCATGGAAGAGGAATAG
- a CDS encoding B12-binding domain-containing radical SAM protein, whose translation MPSILFIHPPVAKACEPPGGIAALIGTLERAGVECEVLDLNLEGLDGLMHGEAAGDDAWTRRAVRHRDHNLDALRRGQTYDSPDRYSRVVADLNRLVERSVPFGPGGPDAGIRISLANYQDDRLAPTRSRDLLWAAEMPEANPFIPVLAPRLIRAVETFQPEAVGISLNYLSQALCAFALIGFIRRRWPDMVILLGGGLVTSWAGRLATGAGRHGSHAELQPSSDLVSEDTLKGSLGTLDGLFAGLVDAVISGPGEAPLLQWFDKTASGKAPLELPNYGLFPLNDYFSPGLILPYAASRGCYWNRCAFCPEPAEGNRYLPVGRSRAGRELCLLVQKHRPALIHLVDNALSPALLDELILNPPGAPWYGFVRFAPRLADPEYCRALRQAGCVMLKLGLESGSQAVLDRERKGVDLALAERVLESARSAGIASYVYLLFGTPSESEQEARATLEFTVRNSRAISFLNLALFNLPLAGRGRAGLDVLPYNDDLSLYAGFRHPKGWDRRLVRRFLDREFRRHPAMAEILRRDPPLFTSNHAPFFRERPDTAN comes from the coding sequence TTGCCCTCCATTCTGTTCATTCATCCTCCGGTGGCCAAAGCCTGCGAACCGCCGGGAGGCATTGCCGCGCTGATCGGAACCCTGGAGCGGGCCGGGGTGGAGTGCGAGGTTCTGGATCTGAATCTGGAGGGGTTGGACGGACTGATGCACGGCGAGGCGGCCGGGGACGACGCCTGGACCCGGCGGGCCGTGCGTCATCGGGACCACAACCTGGACGCGCTCCGCCGCGGGCAGACCTATGATTCGCCCGATCGCTACTCGCGGGTGGTCGCGGACCTGAATCGCCTTGTGGAGCGCTCCGTTCCATTTGGTCCGGGCGGACCAGACGCGGGCATCCGGATTTCCCTGGCCAATTATCAAGACGACCGTCTGGCCCCCACCCGGAGTCGGGATCTGCTCTGGGCCGCGGAAATGCCGGAAGCCAATCCCTTTATACCGGTTCTCGCGCCCCGGCTGATCCGGGCCGTGGAGACGTTTCAGCCCGAGGCCGTGGGAATTTCCCTGAACTACCTGAGCCAGGCCCTGTGCGCCTTCGCCCTGATCGGCTTCATCCGCCGTCGCTGGCCGGACATGGTGATTCTTTTGGGCGGCGGGCTGGTCACTTCCTGGGCTGGAAGGCTGGCAACGGGAGCGGGTCGACACGGGAGCCACGCCGAGTTGCAGCCGTCGAGCGACTTGGTAAGTGAGGACACCTTAAAGGGCAGCTTGGGAACCCTGGATGGTCTTTTCGCCGGACTGGTGGATGCGGTGATTTCCGGGCCTGGGGAAGCCCCGCTGCTTCAATGGTTCGACAAGACCGCCTCCGGAAAGGCTCCGCTCGAACTCCCGAACTATGGTCTTTTTCCCCTGAACGATTATTTCTCGCCGGGACTGATTCTGCCCTATGCCGCTTCCCGTGGATGCTACTGGAACCGATGCGCTTTTTGTCCGGAACCGGCGGAAGGCAACCGCTACCTTCCCGTGGGACGGAGCAGAGCGGGTCGGGAACTGTGTTTGCTGGTCCAAAAGCATCGGCCCGCACTGATCCATCTGGTGGACAACGCTCTCAGTCCTGCCCTGCTGGACGAGCTGATTCTCAACCCGCCCGGAGCGCCCTGGTATGGCTTTGTTCGGTTCGCTCCTCGTCTCGCCGATCCGGAGTACTGTCGCGCCCTGCGTCAGGCCGGGTGCGTTATGCTTAAGCTGGGCCTGGAGTCCGGCAGTCAGGCCGTACTGGACCGGGAAAGAAAGGGCGTGGACCTGGCCTTGGCCGAACGGGTGCTGGAGAGTGCGCGTAGTGCCGGGATCGCCAGCTACGTCTACCTGCTTTTCGGCACGCCATCGGAATCCGAACAGGAGGCCCGGGCCACGCTGGAATTCACGGTCCGGAACAGCCGCGCGATCAGCTTTCTGAATCTGGCTCTGTTCAATCTGCCGCTGGCCGGACGTGGGCGAGCCGGATTGGACGTTTTACCCTACAATGACGACCTTTCCCTGTATGCCGGCTTTCGGCACCCCAAAGGCTGGGATCGGCGCTTAGTGCGGCGTTTTCTGGATCGGGAATTCCGGCGTCATCCGGCCATGGCCGAGATTTTGCGCCGCGACCCGCCCTTGTTCACCTCCAACCACGCTCCGTTTTTTCGAGAGCGTCCGGACACCGCGAATTGA
- a CDS encoding tetratricopeptide repeat protein, with protein MYENQLAAIQQLKKYEVVIKDFVLDQRGYCLVFTDDTIAVKILRNTFASHLQLKDCMRFVLREEELLKDTRRIVDIKGKPLFFIERVVNNRSNNQLIKFLKSTYPESYIILMTTEADRNLLVYLHEIGADNFIVKPVSVNTLIEKIALTIRPQGQLPKLVGHGKDMIQKGEYKKALEVVEKILEIKPNSSAALMIQGDAFLRLGRDDEALQSYLHAAQQAKMYLEPLKKIVEYFREKNDFQAQLEYLEKLERLSPMNMDRKIEIGELHLEQGNSEAADTYFKEAVKISTKQARDMLDHVKLTVAEACLNKDASLAEKYFREILDGKSTLTQSDVHVFNRLGIALRKQGKWEQAVKEFKKVLNVASDAEIVHYNIGMAFMEGGRFWDAHDAFEKAMKINKINMLSNDVTAFNIGVAMQQVRKKQEALELYLRVKELNPDFPGIDKRIADVS; from the coding sequence ATGTATGAAAATCAGCTGGCCGCGATCCAGCAACTTAAGAAGTACGAAGTGGTGATCAAGGATTTCGTGTTGGATCAGCGCGGGTATTGTCTTGTCTTTACCGATGATACCATCGCGGTAAAGATTTTGCGCAACACCTTTGCCAGCCATCTCCAGCTGAAGGACTGCATGCGGTTCGTGCTGCGCGAGGAGGAACTGCTCAAGGATACCCGCCGGATTGTCGACATCAAGGGGAAGCCGCTGTTTTTCATCGAGCGCGTGGTCAACAACCGCAGCAATAACCAGTTGATTAAATTTTTGAAGAGCACGTACCCGGAATCCTATATCATTTTAATGACCACGGAGGCGGATCGAAATCTCCTGGTTTATCTGCATGAAATAGGAGCCGACAATTTTATCGTCAAACCGGTTTCCGTGAATACGCTCATTGAGAAGATCGCCTTGACCATCCGTCCTCAGGGGCAATTACCCAAGCTGGTGGGGCACGGCAAGGATATGATTCAAAAGGGAGAGTATAAAAAAGCCCTGGAAGTGGTTGAGAAAATTTTAGAAATCAAGCCCAACAGCTCAGCGGCCCTGATGATTCAGGGAGACGCCTTTCTCCGGCTGGGGCGCGACGACGAGGCTCTGCAATCCTATCTCCACGCGGCCCAACAAGCCAAGATGTACCTGGAACCGTTGAAAAAGATTGTTGAATACTTTCGGGAAAAGAACGATTTTCAGGCCCAGTTGGAATATCTGGAGAAACTGGAACGTCTCAGCCCGATGAACATGGACCGCAAGATTGAGATCGGTGAGTTGCACCTGGAACAGGGGAATTCGGAGGCAGCCGATACCTATTTCAAGGAGGCGGTGAAGATTTCCACCAAACAGGCCAGAGACATGCTCGATCACGTCAAGCTGACCGTGGCCGAAGCCTGTCTGAACAAGGACGCATCCCTGGCTGAAAAGTATTTTCGCGAGATTCTGGACGGGAAATCCACCTTGACCCAGTCGGATGTTCATGTTTTCAACAGGCTGGGCATCGCGTTGCGCAAGCAGGGCAAGTGGGAGCAGGCCGTGAAGGAATTCAAGAAGGTGCTCAACGTGGCCTCCGATGCGGAGATCGTCCATTACAATATCGGCATGGCCTTCATGGAAGGCGGCCGGTTCTGGGACGCTCACGACGCGTTCGAAAAGGCCATGAAGATCAACAAGATCAACATGCTCTCCAACGACGTCACCGCGTTCAACATCGGGGTGGCCATGCAGCAGGTTCGGAAAAAGCAAGAGGCCCTGGAATTGTACCTCCGGGTCAAGGAGTTGAACCCGGACTTTCCGGGAATTGACAAGCGTATCGCGGATGTTAGTTAG
- a CDS encoding chemotaxis protein CheD: MTDFSSYPVFHLHIGECFLSKDPTLVCTVLGSCVAVSFYQPAVRLGGIFHALLPDFSEHNGEHAAKQPCRFVNYSIQSILSAVERHGGRRKDIQIKVFGGAELFGFTGGKSSSAGSVGRKNVQMAIMELERAGLRVMASDVGGPLGRKLYFLSHTGEVWVKRIKRSIFPDDRTACSRSTIQENESGR, translated from the coding sequence GTGACTGATTTTTCAAGCTATCCGGTTTTTCATCTCCATATAGGGGAATGTTTCCTGTCCAAGGACCCGACGCTGGTCTGCACGGTGCTGGGATCCTGCGTCGCGGTTTCCTTTTACCAACCGGCCGTCCGGCTGGGGGGCATATTCCACGCCCTGCTTCCGGATTTCTCGGAGCATAACGGCGAGCATGCGGCCAAGCAGCCATGCCGGTTCGTGAATTACTCCATCCAGAGCATCCTTTCAGCCGTGGAGCGACATGGCGGGCGACGCAAGGACATTCAGATCAAGGTCTTCGGCGGCGCGGAACTGTTCGGGTTCACCGGCGGCAAAAGTTCCTCCGCGGGCAGCGTCGGACGCAAGAACGTCCAGATGGCGATCATGGAGCTGGAACGAGCCGGACTGCGGGTCATGGCCTCGGATGTCGGCGGCCCGTTAGGGCGAAAACTGTATTTTTTGAGTCACACGGGCGAGGTTTGGGTTAAGCGGATCAAACGTTCAATTTTCCCGGATGATCGAACCGCCTGTTCCCGTTCAACAATCCAGGAAAACGAGTCAGGCCGATGA
- a CDS encoding protein-glutamate methylesterase/protein-glutamine glutaminase, giving the protein MKQKIKVLVVDDSALVRQTLIELLSSDPGIEVIGAAGDPYAAVERMKEIVPDVITLDVEMPRMDGLTFLRKIMAQHPIPVIICSTLTEQGAETTLKALEYGAVEIIQKPKVGTKKFFEESRIRICDAVKAAASAKLRVYTPVTVRPKLTADAVIPMSHQPKAMVKTTEKVVVVGASTGGTEALRVLLEALPMDCPAIAVVQHMPENFTAAFSKRLDGICRITVREAQDGDTMLRGQALIAPGNRHMLLKRSGARYYVEVKDGPLVSRHRPSVDVLFRSAARYAGANTVGVIMTGMGDDGAKGMREMFDAGAHTVAQDEQSCVVFGMPNEAIKLGGVRKVMPLGNLAGEILRMG; this is encoded by the coding sequence ATGAAACAGAAAATCAAGGTGCTGGTTGTAGACGATTCCGCCCTGGTCCGGCAAACGCTGATTGAACTGCTTTCCTCGGACCCGGGCATCGAGGTGATTGGGGCCGCTGGTGATCCGTATGCCGCGGTGGAGCGGATGAAGGAGATTGTTCCGGACGTGATCACCCTGGACGTGGAAATGCCGCGGATGGACGGGCTGACCTTTTTGCGCAAGATCATGGCCCAGCATCCGATTCCGGTGATCATCTGCTCCACGCTGACCGAACAGGGGGCGGAAACCACCCTCAAGGCCCTGGAATATGGCGCGGTGGAGATCATCCAGAAGCCCAAGGTCGGGACCAAGAAGTTTTTCGAGGAGTCCCGGATCAGAATTTGCGACGCGGTCAAGGCCGCGGCCAGCGCTAAGCTGCGAGTGTACACGCCGGTTACGGTCAGGCCCAAGCTTACCGCGGACGCGGTGATTCCCATGAGCCATCAGCCCAAGGCAATGGTCAAGACCACGGAAAAGGTCGTGGTGGTGGGCGCGTCCACTGGAGGCACCGAGGCTTTGCGCGTCCTGCTCGAGGCTCTGCCCATGGATTGCCCGGCCATTGCCGTGGTCCAGCACATGCCCGAGAATTTTACCGCGGCCTTTTCCAAGCGTCTGGACGGGATATGCAGAATTACGGTCCGGGAAGCCCAGGACGGCGATACCATGTTGCGCGGGCAGGCCCTGATCGCGCCTGGAAACAGACATATGTTGCTCAAGCGCAGCGGGGCCAGGTATTATGTGGAAGTCAAGGATGGGCCGCTGGTTTCCCGGCACAGGCCATCGGTGGACGTCCTTTTCCGCTCCGCGGCCCGGTATGCCGGGGCCAACACGGTAGGCGTGATCATGACCGGAATGGGGGACGACGGGGCCAAGGGCATGCGCGAGATGTTCGACGCCGGTGCCCATACCGTGGCCCAGGATGAGCAAAGCTGCGTGGTGTTCGGCATGCCCAACGAGGCCATCAAGCTGGGTGGGGTGCGCAAGGTCATGCCTCTGGGAAATCTAGCCGGAGAAATACTGCGCATGGGCTGA
- the uvrB gene encoding excinuclease ABC subunit UvrB, with product MTTSSAPAPTTPFELISPYTPQGDQPQAIDALVAGVNAGEAHQVLLGVTGSGKTFTMAQVVARLGRPALVMAPNKTLAAQLFNEFKELFPNNAVEYFVSYYDYYQPEAYLPHSDTYIEKDSSINEEIDKLRHAATHALLTRRDVLIVASVSCIYGLGSPEYYAKMVIPIEAGQRLTMDDLLGRLVEVLYERNDIDFHRGTFRVRGDSLDIIPAYSHERALRLEFFGDELETIHEIDPLTGETHGQIQKTVIFPASHYVSDKENLLRAMADIRDELGERLRLLKAENRLVEAQRLEQRTMLDLEMIEELGYCTGIENYSRHLDGRRAGQPPACLLDYFPSDFLLFLDESHITIPQIGGMYHGDQSRKKTLVDFGFRLPSALDNRPLSIREFWERVGQVVSVSATPGPFELEQSNGTVVEQIIRPTGLVDPEVEVRPVRGQMDDLLGECKLREQRRERVLVTTLTKRMAEDLTEYLNNMGMSARYMHSDIDTLERVAIIQALRKGEFTVLVGINLLREGLDLPEVSLVAILDADKEGFLRSFRSLIQTFGRAARNVQGRVILYADKVTRSMAEAMDETARRRQVQQEFNLAHGIVPTTIIKGMDNILGHIYAEARDKDQSATLREAGGKYGDANLSPKDMARRIKSLEREMRAAAKELEFERAASLRDEVALLRRKMLDGDGGR from the coding sequence ATGACGACCTCTTCCGCCCCTGCGCCCACAACTCCCTTTGAACTGATCAGTCCGTACACCCCCCAAGGGGACCAGCCCCAGGCCATTGACGCCCTGGTGGCCGGAGTCAATGCCGGCGAGGCGCATCAGGTCCTGTTGGGCGTGACCGGTTCGGGCAAGACCTTCACCATGGCCCAGGTCGTTGCCCGGCTGGGGCGTCCGGCCCTGGTCATGGCCCCGAACAAGACCCTGGCCGCGCAGCTCTTCAACGAGTTCAAGGAACTGTTCCCCAACAACGCCGTGGAGTATTTCGTCAGTTATTACGATTACTACCAACCCGAAGCCTACCTGCCGCACAGCGACACCTACATCGAAAAGGACTCCTCCATCAACGAGGAGATCGACAAGCTGCGCCACGCCGCGACCCACGCCTTGCTCACCCGGCGGGACGTGCTCATCGTGGCCTCGGTGTCCTGCATCTACGGCCTGGGATCGCCGGAATACTACGCCAAGATGGTCATCCCCATCGAGGCCGGGCAGCGGCTGACCATGGACGATCTGCTGGGCCGCCTGGTGGAGGTGCTTTACGAGCGCAACGACATCGACTTTCACCGGGGAACCTTTCGGGTCCGGGGCGACAGCCTGGACATCATCCCGGCCTACAGCCACGAGCGGGCCTTGCGGCTGGAATTTTTCGGCGACGAACTGGAGACCATCCATGAGATCGATCCTCTGACCGGGGAAACCCATGGCCAAATCCAGAAGACCGTGATCTTCCCGGCCAGCCACTATGTCTCGGACAAGGAGAACCTGTTGCGGGCCATGGCGGATATCCGGGACGAACTCGGGGAGCGGCTGCGGTTGCTCAAGGCCGAGAACAGGCTGGTGGAGGCCCAGCGCCTGGAGCAACGGACCATGCTGGATCTGGAGATGATCGAGGAGCTGGGCTACTGCACGGGAATCGAGAATTACTCCCGGCATCTGGACGGCCGCCGGGCCGGACAGCCTCCGGCCTGCCTGCTGGACTACTTTCCTTCGGATTTTCTGCTCTTCCTGGACGAGTCCCACATCACCATCCCCCAGATCGGCGGCATGTACCACGGCGACCAGTCCCGCAAGAAAACCCTGGTGGACTTCGGCTTCCGCCTGCCCTCGGCCCTGGACAACCGCCCCTTGAGCATCCGGGAGTTCTGGGAGCGGGTGGGGCAGGTGGTCTCGGTTTCGGCCACCCCGGGGCCGTTTGAGCTGGAACAGAGCAACGGCACGGTGGTGGAGCAGATCATCCGGCCCACGGGACTGGTGGACCCGGAAGTGGAAGTCCGGCCGGTGCGGGGGCAGATGGACGACCTGCTGGGAGAGTGCAAACTGCGCGAGCAGCGGAGAGAACGGGTCCTGGTGACCACCCTGACCAAGCGGATGGCCGAGGACCTGACCGAGTACCTGAACAACATGGGCATGAGTGCCCGGTACATGCACTCGGACATCGACACCCTGGAACGGGTGGCCATCATCCAGGCCCTGCGCAAGGGGGAGTTCACCGTGTTGGTGGGCATCAACCTGCTTCGGGAGGGGCTGGACCTGCCCGAAGTCTCCCTGGTGGCCATCCTGGACGCGGACAAGGAGGGGTTTCTGCGCTCGTTCCGCTCCCTGATCCAGACCTTTGGCCGGGCCGCCCGCAATGTTCAAGGCCGGGTGATTCTCTACGCGGACAAGGTCACGCGCTCCATGGCCGAGGCCATGGACGAGACCGCCCGGCGTCGCCAGGTCCAGCAGGAGTTTAACCTAGCCCACGGCATCGTCCCGACCACGATCATCAAGGGCATGGACAACATTCTCGGCCACATCTACGCCGAGGCCAGGGACAAGGATCAATCCGCGACCCTGCGTGAAGCCGGGGGCAAGTACGGAGACGCAAACCTCTCCCCCAAGGACATGGCCCGCCGGATTAAAAGTCTGGAACGGGAAATGCGCGCCGCGGCCAAGGAACTGGAATTCGAACGCGCCGCGTCCCTGCGCGACGAAGTGGCCTTGTTGCGGCGCAAGATGCTGGATGGAGACGGGGGGAGGTGA
- a CDS encoding class IV adenylate cyclase codes for MSLEVEKKYLNPNLHAVCERLLETGATFCSLHLEKNWLFDTPERRLRAAKILLRLRRADGATLTVKKKPDSVLPLDPRFKVLEELETNVTDPASMRAILELLGYVIVFQYEKIRATWQWQSCAICLDTLPFAQVVELEGTPESIERTACRLGLDRLASSTWNYMRMYQEHCRTLGQPEKDSFLFSKTQRNTALTALREAKDALSPCAVFLRLDFPEA; via the coding sequence ATGTCCCTTGAAGTTGAAAAAAAATACTTAAATCCGAACCTGCACGCCGTTTGCGAACGACTTTTGGAAACGGGAGCAACGTTTTGTTCCCTCCATCTTGAAAAAAACTGGCTGTTCGACACCCCGGAACGGCGGCTTCGAGCCGCGAAGATCCTGCTTCGCCTGCGCAGAGCCGACGGGGCCACGCTGACGGTGAAAAAAAAGCCGGATAGCGTCCTGCCGCTGGATCCGCGATTCAAAGTACTTGAGGAACTGGAGACGAACGTCACGGACCCGGCTTCGATGCGCGCAATTCTGGAGTTGTTGGGATACGTCATCGTGTTTCAATATGAAAAGATTCGGGCGACATGGCAATGGCAATCCTGCGCTATCTGCCTGGACACGCTGCCCTTCGCCCAGGTCGTGGAGCTTGAGGGAACGCCTGAGTCCATAGAGCGGACAGCTTGCCGGCTCGGCCTGGATAGGCTGGCGTCGTCCACCTGGAATTACATGCGGATGTACCAGGAACACTGCCGAACCCTGGGCCAACCGGAAAAGGATAGTTTTCTTTTTTCCAAGACGCAACGCAACACGGCCTTGACGGCGTTGCGGGAGGCCAAAGACGCCCTCAGCCCATGCGCAGTATTTCTCCGGCTAGATTTCCCAGAGGCATGA